A segment of the Deltaproteobacteria bacterium genome:
TGTCTTCCCATGGTTCTGGGCCATGATTGTGTTAGAAATTTGACATCGATTTAAAAACAAGAATCCACTTGACAACATTTTCAACCTTGCTATTATTCAATTTGTTAAGTTTCCCTCGCTCAAAAATCCCAACTAACCTTTAGCCTTCTTGGGCGTATGATGAAAAGGTGGTGCGTTGAGAAGATGTTGATGTAGGACCTCCAAGAGGATCCTGCGTTTTTTTATATTTTGCTCCCGTTTCAGCAGAGAAAAAAGGAGGTGAAAAAGGATGAACAAGGCGGATTTGGTGGCTGAAGTAGCTAAAGTGGTTGGAAGCAAGAGAAAGGCGGAAGATGCCGTCTCCTGCGTATTTGGCACGATTACGAAAGGTCTGAAGAAAGGGCAAGCTTTAACTCTGGTGGGCTTTGGGACATTCAGGGTAAGCAAACGGAAAGCTCGTGTGGGCCGGAACCCTCAGACCGGCAAAGAGATCAAGATTCCGGCCAAGAAGGTTCCGAAATTCACCGCCGGTAAAAGCCTGAAAAATGCGGTCAAGTGATCTTAAGCATCTGGAGCAAATGATGAGAGAACGGGTTATCCAAAGATGGGCAACTGAACCTTCCAAGGGAATTCCACTGTCCCTTTGGGGGTGCCTTCCCAGTATACTCACGATACCCAAAAGAGAGTTCCTATCAAAGAGAAGTGTAATGATCGGTGCATCCTGAAAGGGCAGGAAGTATTTTTTACGAGATCATCAAAGGTAATCCTAAAATTTTTTCAGCAAAGGGGGTAAGAACGATGAAAACAAGATTTTTGGTAGCGTTTATGACGGTTATTTCGCTAGCAGCTTTTCTGACCGGCAGCGTTCTCGCAGCCGAGAAAATTGTCCTAAAGAAATATCCAGAAATTAAGCACGGATTTACCACGACGAACTTCCTGAAACCCCTTCCGGTTTCTTTGGAAAACAAGAAAAAGTTGGTCGACTTGGCCAGTGAGCTGGGATGTGCCTGGGTTGAGATTCGGGATCCAAGCGCATCCCTTACCCTGGACGAATGCAAGCAGCTTGCGGCCTAT
Coding sequences within it:
- a CDS encoding HU family DNA-binding protein; the encoded protein is MNKADLVAEVAKVVGSKRKAEDAVSCVFGTITKGLKKGQALTLVGFGTFRVSKRKARVGRNPQTGKEIKIPAKKVPKFTAGKSLKNAVK